The Dioscorea cayenensis subsp. rotundata cultivar TDr96_F1 unplaced genomic scaffold, TDr96_F1_v2_PseudoChromosome.rev07_lg8_w22 25.fasta BLBR01000541.1, whole genome shotgun sequence DNA segment AAAGCTGTAATCTCTTTTCGtgtcatttcttttttctttttttttaataattccactttaataataataataataataataataataatttgaaataattcccCCTTTCATAATTCCCaatctaaaataacaataataataatttgcaaTAAGTCAcactttaataatttaaaataatttcaataatgcgtgctattttatttttagtaataatatatttttaaaaataaatcggttttgaaaatttaaataaatttttaaaaaccaataacaatttaaaaaaaaatagcttaaAAAACCAGAAAATATGCCACTTTATTAACTATAAAAACGAAGGGTCAAaacgttatttttttaaattatctagcAAATAACCTAATCAATCCCAGATTAAGTAATGATATGATGACCATAGAActattttgacaattaaaaagAGGGTCGAAGTAGAGAAATAGCCCTAAATTAATACTTCACAAATAAACCCACTATAGGGAAGATATTTCATCACAATCATAGTCAATCATAGTTTTCCAAGCTTTATATTTCCATAAATCCAGAAGTTTTCTGCAGATAAATAAATGCCCAGACAGACTAACAATGGTACAATGAAAAGCCTCCAATCAACACAAAAGCATCAACTACTGGATGAGAAcaccattcaaaagaaaaatcagtgtagttttaaatatttatttagcaCTGTAATGTTAACAAAAATTGTTTATCAAAATCACAGAAAACTCCTGTGAACATTCATCAAGTGAGAGtcaatttgatgtatttattcacaatttttttttcttctcataaaCAGAACCTAAATCTTGTCTTGTAGGCTCATAGCAGCTGAGAGTAACTTAATTGCTGTATTTCTTCTAATAATAATCAGATATTGAAGCCCTCAGCACGAAGACATCTCTTGTGGGCTTCAATCCATTTCGTACAGGCAGCTTCACCATGTGTCACAACACATTCATCTCTCAGTCTTTTGGTATCAGGGCATGCACAACAGATTTTCTTTTTTGGCTTTGATTGGGTTGTCTCAGTTGCGGCTGAGTCTTGTCTTACCGCCAGTGACGCATGCAAACTTGAGTTTGCGTTCAACCCGATTCCCTTCATTTCCATTTGAGCAGAGGCTGTGTAGAGATAAATACAGAAATATTCTGTATAAATTACAATAATGATAAAACAGGACAATTGTCACAAAtcatgtgaaaaagaaaaataagctgTAAAGGGAAGTCCATGAATCAAAAGCTGTGTAGAAATAGATAAATACAGTAATGTTTAGTATAAACCACAAGAATGATAAAATGGGACAATGTCACAAATAATGTCGAAAGAAAATATGCATCAAGGGAAGTCCATaatccatatttttaaatggcATGAAATCATTGACATTACATGTGATACTAAATTGTTTAACAAGATTTTCATCTAATGTAATTTTCCTTCCTTTCCACTGCAGTAGCTTTATTGTGCCATAAATTCAACAGAAGATGAGAGAAACTATAGCAGCAAAAGAAACTTCATGATCGAGTATTTTCAAAGGACGTGCTAacattgacaaaaataaatattatctgAATTGCTCAACAAAACTCTTCATCCGATTGCAattttcttcattcttaaaGTAACCCGTATTTTTGTGCTATAAATCTGATAAGAGATGGATCCACATGCATGCAGTAAAGCATCCCAACCAAATCATTTCTCATGTATACTCTTATTGGCAGACTATCCATCATGGTTTAGTTGTTATGTAAATTATTCAAtacacaaaatttctaattCCACAGTCAAGTCAAAGTGTAAGAAGAGtgataaaatgtttttatcCAAGACCATTTAGATGCTCTTTAAAAAGGTTACATCATCAATGCTCATGTCTTGTAGATaattcataaattatcaaaagcGGACttactttctttccttttttaaaataaaaatcaaaactgaCCTAAGTTGGTgcaaaacaaacattaaaagtGTGAACATTAAAAGTGTTAACATTAAGTGTGATTTCATATGACAAGAAGAACAATTTTTTAATGCATTCTATTTCCAAAAAATGCTAGGATGACAGAACCTTAGTTACCTAATGCTTGCTACCAACCTAGCATATGTTCCCCTTTAACAGCGTAGAATCAAACTTAAAAAATCAGAACCAACAGAATCAACATACTAGAGTCTAGAGATTCACAATCCGACAAGTAATTCTAAATATTCACTTCGACCCTCAAATTACCATTGGTGTCCAGTAAACCCTTTTTCTCTAGAAGCACAAACAGGAGCAGCACCATGTTTGGCAATTTAAACCAACTTGCAAACCCACTGCCCAAGTCATAACAATGAAAAAACTCACTTTCTCCCAGTAATGACATATTTCAGACATCATTACATAGGATTGCTCTGCATCAACATTAACCCTAACAGCATCCATGTTTAAACTGTCGAACCAATCAACAACAAGGAACAATGCAATTTCCAGATACAATGATGGCAGGCAAAATTTAATCAGGAATTCAGCTAGGGggaaaaaattcaaatccttGAGCGCTTACAAGTTCAAAACTTCAAATCACGAATTTTAATACAACCCAATCAAAATTGAACCGACTGTAGTCTACTAATTCCAATACTTCCCACTATAAATCAAACTCAGCCTCTCATAAAATCTTGGATGAGGCAGCTGACCACTAACTTTGAAGGTGACCAAAATTCAATCAAGAATTTAGCTAAGAACAAGATCAAAATTTGGATCACTTACAAGTGCGCAACTTCAAATCAAGATATTTcatacaatccaatcaaaatttAACTGAATATAGCATCACCAAGGCCATCTATTATGAATGCATtgcaatttaaatcaaattaattctcTCATCAAAATCTTGGACCAAGCAACTCCCAGGCCCAATGAAAGTGACCAAAATTTAATCAAGGATtaagctaaaaaataaataaataaataaataaataaatctttcgCCCAATTACAAGTTCAAAActtcaattcaagaaatttcatacaatccaatcaaaattgAACCATCCCACTATAATTCAAAATCCAATCAAAATTAACAATTTAAAACAactatttacataaaaaatcttAGATTCCAAACCGAAACAAATCAAAAGAATCGGTAATCAAAGAACACATAAAACAAAATCCTTGATAAGCACTGAAACGAGAACtcaaacaaagcaaaacaaaggGGAAAGAGGTCAAGGAATCACCGGAAAAAGGCAAGGCCGGAGACGGAGGTCGGAAAGAAATTGCGCCCTTCGCCGGAGGCTTCTGTGAGTCTGAGACAAAGAATGAccttttagggttttgaatacTCATTTTTTGTATAAAGGCCCCTCAAAACCCTTTATTTACAAAGACGTACCTGTTCTTGGTAAAATTGAATTTGCATTCACaccctttattattattattattattattattattttggcatACATAGCCCTATTCCAATCACACAATGatcagaaataataaaaatttattaaaaaaaactgtgAAATGATCTaataattttgatgaaaaataaagcaTTAGGAGGTAtagaaaattttagaattttttttttatattttatagaaaactatttattgttattgttttagGTTTTTCCCTATCTTTGATAATATAAATTACCATTCTTTTGcctttcatttatataaaatacttttttaatGCTTATTATTAgatcttatatataaaatataataagttctttttatttttaataaaacttttttctagtaaaattaattagatatcattttatttgtattaaaagaaacgatttattattttaagctTATTTATTTTAGCCATTGATTTTGCTTTTTCCAAGGTGGGGGCAATTGGCAAATAAAACCTTTAGATTTTTAAACATTGATAGATGGGTTATAATAATTAGGCtctttaaatttgatttaatattaaaaaaggatataaattaatttcatgcaTAAATTCTAGGCGTATGCAagcaatataaatataatacgtttgtgattttttttaaaataattcccccttaaatatataatatcaatttCTTGAAACTCTACTCTCTTGCaaaaa contains these protein-coding regions:
- the LOC120254622 gene encoding cytochrome c oxidase copper chaperone 2-like; this encodes MSIQNPKRSFFVSDSQKPPAKGAISFRPPSPALPFSASAQMEMKGIGLNANSSLHASLAVRQDSAATETTQSKPKKKICCACPDTKRLRDECVVTHGEAACTKWIEAHKRCLRAEGFNI